In a genomic window of Dyadobacter fermentans DSM 18053:
- a CDS encoding RNA polymerase sigma factor: MPELTEQELWKAFQEGDEEAYTKLYRLYIKDMYRYGSSLVAASEAFVMDCIHDVFTEMWIKRERLSVPAHVKYYLLKALKTRILHLLERKERPFTPLSEIDLEMFDAEDFEILEELDMAASRQDKLTALISKLPQRQQEAIKLRFVENLNYSQIGDILEMNTQSAKNLVSRAVEKLRGWIVLTVIHFFNIFLG; encoded by the coding sequence TTGCCTGAATTAACCGAACAAGAGCTCTGGAAGGCATTTCAGGAAGGGGATGAGGAAGCGTACACGAAGCTTTACCGCCTTTATATCAAGGATATGTACCGTTACGGGTCCAGCCTGGTGGCTGCTTCGGAGGCATTTGTTATGGACTGCATTCACGATGTTTTTACGGAAATGTGGATCAAGCGCGAGCGGCTGTCTGTGCCGGCGCATGTCAAATACTATCTGCTCAAAGCATTAAAAACGCGTATCCTGCATTTGCTGGAACGGAAGGAGCGGCCTTTCACGCCCTTGTCGGAAATCGATCTCGAAATGTTCGATGCCGAGGATTTCGAGATACTGGAAGAACTCGACATGGCCGCTTCCCGGCAGGATAAACTCACCGCGCTCATTTCCAAACTTCCGCAGCGCCAGCAGGAGGCAATCAAGCTGCGGTTTGTGGAAAACCTGAATTACAGCCAGATCGGGGACATCCTCGAAATGAATACCCAATCCGCCAAGAACCTCGTTTCCCGTGCCGTGGAGAAGCTCCGCGGCTGGATCGTCCTGACTGTTATTCACTTTTTTAATATTTTTTTGGGTTAA
- a CDS encoding FecR family protein, with the protein MNAKKHSTLDHALDNYSTADFLLSDHFVNHQLEPTPETALLWETWLAGNPPNRHEWDRAVYLLESIRLGLSHYAGQVISEEAIEALLARIRETNRQYSVPVRSIGRVRWMAAAVVLVLSGLLAYWWHGRHDSESYYAERMAGLQSKYTERVNRSRAVETIVLSDSSVVRLAPGSRISFNPSWDGASRVVYLSGEADFEVTRDIRKPFLVYANEVVTRVLGTQFTVRAFDAEGKVLVNVKSGQVSVSKDDVPEKGNVQDASGLLLLPNQQAVFSRRSEEFSKSIVSEPRVIGVENEMPSFEYDAVPVTRVIGDLEKAYGISILYNREQLKNCELSASLKTETFEEKLRVICTTINADYQKLDGQVVIHGGECR; encoded by the coding sequence ATGAACGCGAAAAAGCATAGCACCTTGGACCACGCATTGGACAACTACTCGACGGCCGATTTTCTGCTCTCAGACCATTTCGTTAACCACCAGTTGGAGCCGACTCCGGAGACGGCGCTGTTGTGGGAAACGTGGCTGGCCGGTAACCCGCCGAATCGCCATGAATGGGACAGGGCCGTTTACCTGCTGGAATCCATCCGCCTCGGATTGAGCCACTACGCGGGGCAAGTCATTTCCGAAGAGGCAATCGAGGCGCTTCTGGCCAGAATCCGCGAAACCAACCGTCAGTATTCGGTTCCTGTAAGGAGCATTGGCCGCGTGCGGTGGATGGCCGCGGCGGTGGTGCTGGTACTGAGCGGCTTGCTGGCCTACTGGTGGCACGGCCGGCACGATTCCGAAAGCTATTACGCGGAACGAATGGCCGGTTTGCAAAGCAAATACACCGAGCGGGTCAACCGGAGCCGCGCCGTCGAAACAATCGTACTATCCGACAGTTCCGTGGTGCGGCTTGCACCGGGCAGCCGGATCAGCTTTAATCCTTCCTGGGATGGCGCTTCCAGGGTGGTATACCTTTCCGGCGAAGCGGATTTCGAAGTCACGCGGGACATCCGCAAGCCTTTTCTGGTGTATGCCAACGAGGTGGTGACCCGCGTATTGGGCACGCAATTTACCGTGCGGGCCTTCGATGCAGAGGGCAAGGTGCTGGTCAATGTGAAGTCCGGGCAGGTGTCGGTTTCGAAAGATGATGTGCCCGAAAAGGGTAATGTGCAGGATGCAAGCGGATTACTGCTGCTCCCCAACCAGCAAGCTGTCTTCTCGCGCCGGTCCGAGGAGTTCAGCAAGTCGATCGTCTCCGAACCGCGGGTGATCGGTGTTGAGAATGAGATGCCTTCATTCGAATACGACGCCGTGCCGGTAACCCGGGTGATCGGGGATTTGGAAAAAGCCTACGGCATTTCCATTCTGTACAACCGGGAACAGTTGAAGAATTGCGAGCTCAGCGCCTCGCTCAAAACCGAAACATTTGAAGAGAAACTGCGGGTCATTTGCACGACCATCAATGCGGATTACCAGAAGCTCGACGGCCAGGTAGTCATTCATGGAGGCGAATGCCGATAA
- a CDS encoding EthD family reductase, with the protein MKLKLILSILFVATCFVALGQEKSPEKGLIKISIMYPYSEGKTFNMEYYETKHMPMVASFLGANLVKYTIEKGLSSGIPNQPLPYLAIGTFYVKSLSEYQAAVAPQRDAFRADFKNYTDVTPVILVSEVVK; encoded by the coding sequence ATGAAATTGAAGCTTATTTTATCTATTTTGTTTGTAGCGACCTGTTTTGTTGCATTGGGTCAGGAAAAGTCTCCGGAAAAAGGGCTGATCAAGATTTCCATTATGTATCCGTATTCCGAGGGTAAAACCTTCAATATGGAATATTACGAAACAAAACACATGCCCATGGTAGCCAGTTTCTTAGGGGCGAACCTGGTGAAATATACCATTGAAAAGGGGCTTTCGAGCGGTATTCCCAATCAACCGTTACCTTATCTGGCAATAGGAACCTTTTACGTAAAAAGCCTGAGCGAATACCAGGCGGCTGTTGCTCCGCAGCGTGACGCATTTCGTGCCGATTTTAAGAACTACACGGACGTTACTCCGGTCATTCTGGTGAGCGAAGTCGTCAAATAG
- a CDS encoding DUF6624 domain-containing protein, with amino-acid sequence MNKIALVIFALFLALTGECSGQQFGADYAARVGRADSLFQAKQYRESGELFNRAFAGNGGVGYLHHRYTAVSAWAMVHEADSAFYHLFRIIERVQYDELDKVLADSTLHNLRADPRWEKAIGLIKGNKDLKEAKYDRRLIAVLDSVFASDQKYRLTVYDTINKYGMDSPEVHDINTRIIKADSINIGIVTNILDTHGWPGPEVIATHGNTLFLVLQHSDIPTQLKYLPVMRDAVKRGAAQNSSLALLEDRVALGQGRCQIYGSQIGLDEKTNRYYVLPVSDPIQVDQRRKEAGLEPLKEYAAHWKIVWKPETYRQDLKQLLGEEALEKYDCFQKQNGKKNRLR; translated from the coding sequence ATGAACAAAATTGCCCTGGTGATTTTTGCATTGTTTTTAGCATTGACCGGCGAATGTTCCGGTCAGCAATTCGGTGCGGATTATGCAGCGCGCGTCGGGCGTGCGGATTCGCTCTTCCAGGCAAAGCAATACCGGGAATCAGGTGAGCTGTTCAATCGTGCATTTGCTGGAAATGGCGGTGTGGGGTATCTGCACCATCGTTACACGGCCGTGTCGGCATGGGCGATGGTACATGAGGCGGACAGTGCGTTTTACCATCTTTTCAGGATTATAGAGCGGGTGCAGTATGATGAATTGGACAAAGTCCTGGCGGATTCGACGCTCCATAACCTGAGGGCTGATCCGAGGTGGGAAAAAGCCATCGGGCTGATTAAAGGTAACAAGGATTTAAAGGAAGCAAAATACGATCGCCGGCTGATTGCCGTGCTGGATTCGGTGTTTGCAAGCGATCAGAAATACCGTTTGACCGTTTACGATACCATTAATAAATATGGCATGGATTCTCCCGAGGTGCACGATATCAACACGAGAATCATCAAAGCCGACAGCATTAACATCGGCATTGTGACGAACATACTCGATACGCACGGCTGGCCCGGGCCGGAGGTAATTGCAACGCACGGCAACACGCTGTTTCTGGTCCTGCAACATTCGGATATTCCAACGCAATTAAAATACCTGCCTGTCATGCGGGATGCCGTAAAGCGCGGCGCAGCGCAAAACAGTTCGCTGGCTCTGCTCGAAGACCGGGTTGCATTGGGGCAGGGCCGCTGCCAGATTTACGGAAGTCAGATCGGATTGGATGAAAAAACAAACCGCTATTACGTGTTGCCGGTGTCCGATCCCATTCAGGTTGACCAACGAAGGAAGGAAGCGGGTTTGGAGCCTTTAAAAGAATATGCGGCGCATTGGAAAATTGTTTGGAAACCGGAAACTTACCGGCAGGATTTGAAACAACTGCTGGGCGAAGAGGCGCTGGAAAAGTATGATTGTTTTCAAAAGCAAAATGGTAAAAAAAACCGCTTACGTTGA
- a CDS encoding SBBP repeat-containing protein — MKFLYAAILCLVLWQCKKSETGEIVPEPAHNADKPALNPLPAMISAPNSLGLDVAMDNADNVYVSGSFYGTTEFGTAVGGNDVFIAKYKPNGELEWSRTLGGPKSDEGRGIAVDGSGNVYVTGDFYGTLTSGDIAITSHGDADAFIVKYNTQGEFQWIRAYGSDGGERGQAIAVDMNGNAYATGEYQGTGVFGNTSKQSAGEFDAFIVKYSTDGAFEWVQSGGGASRDTGYGITTDKRTGEVYVTGFFMGTTTFGNTSVTSKGTLPGEGDVFLAKYNSQGEFVWMKAFGGDVSSGGFDVAVDGSGNIFALKNGAPGGSLVKLDAAGNMLWEQILKFDGSGTAVDVDKSGNAYVVKLGSAILKYNSDGIIQQAQLPRSSESIIGTGIAVNPNGKLFISGYYKGTLTYGGMARNDAGWVNMFAIGGDF, encoded by the coding sequence GTGCCCGAGCCTGCTCATAATGCCGATAAACCGGCGTTGAATCCGCTACCCGCCATGATTTCCGCACCGAACTCCCTCGGGCTGGACGTAGCGATGGACAATGCCGACAATGTGTATGTGTCGGGGTCATTTTACGGCACCACGGAATTTGGCACGGCGGTGGGAGGCAACGATGTGTTCATTGCCAAATACAAACCGAACGGCGAGCTGGAATGGTCGCGGACGCTGGGCGGGCCGAAATCTGACGAGGGCCGCGGCATTGCAGTGGACGGCAGCGGGAATGTGTACGTAACGGGCGATTTTTACGGGACTCTGACCTCCGGCGACATCGCGATCACTTCCCATGGCGACGCCGACGCATTTATCGTCAAGTACAACACCCAAGGCGAGTTCCAGTGGATACGCGCCTACGGGAGCGACGGCGGAGAGCGCGGGCAGGCCATTGCCGTGGACATGAACGGCAATGCCTATGCAACGGGAGAGTACCAGGGCACGGGCGTTTTCGGCAATACCAGCAAGCAGTCGGCCGGAGAATTCGATGCATTTATCGTCAAATACAGCACCGACGGCGCCTTTGAATGGGTCCAGTCGGGCGGTGGGGCCAGCCGCGATACGGGGTATGGCATCACTACCGACAAGCGGACGGGGGAGGTTTACGTGACAGGCTTCTTTATGGGCACCACCACTTTCGGCAACACCAGCGTTACTTCGAAGGGCACCTTGCCGGGTGAGGGCGATGTGTTTTTGGCCAAATACAACTCTCAGGGCGAGTTCGTGTGGATGAAAGCATTCGGAGGCGATGTGTCGTCCGGAGGTTTTGACGTGGCGGTGGACGGTTCAGGCAATATATTCGCTTTGAAGAACGGCGCGCCCGGCGGAAGCCTGGTGAAACTCGATGCCGCCGGCAACATGCTTTGGGAGCAAATCCTCAAATTCGATGGGAGCGGCACGGCGGTGGACGTCGACAAATCCGGCAATGCGTATGTGGTGAAGTTGGGATCGGCGATCCTCAAATACAATTCCGACGGCATCATCCAGCAGGCGCAGCTGCCACGCAGTTCCGAATCGATCATCGGGACAGGAATCGCAGTCAACCCAAACGGAAAGCTTTTCATTTCCGGCTACTATAAAGGCACGCTTACTTATGGAGGAATGGCCCGGAACGACGCCGGCTGGGTGAATATGTTTGCGATCGGCGGCGATTTTTAA